A window of the Thermus thermamylovorans genome harbors these coding sequences:
- a CDS encoding gamma-glutamyltransferase family protein has translation MDLTRYPYPSRRQVVLGRRGAVATSQPLAALAGMEVLLKGGSAVDAAIAMAACLTVVEPTSNGIGGDLFAQVWDGGLHGLNASGRSPLALTPERTPEGGMPERGWLPVTVPGAVSGWRALHERWGRLSFPEVLAPAVRYAEEGFPVGPETARAWRRAEAIYLPLKGPEFRPFQEVFFPGGRAPGAGEVWRSPAHAKTLREIAETYGESFYRGNLAEAMAGFSEATGGLLTLEDLRAHEAEWVQPLSLEYRGLTVHELPPNGQGVAALLALALLEGFELKPEDPFSYHLQVEAMRLALADAFRFVADPRFLEVPPPALLDPGYVAERRRLIGERALPQALPGLRPEGTVYLAAADGEVMVSLIQSNYQGFGAGILVPGTGIALQNRGLGFSLEAGHPNRVGPGKRPYHTIIPGFLTREGRPLGPFGVMGGFMQPQGHVQVVLALAQGLNPQAALDRPRWQVVPGRGGDEVLLEPGIPPATALFLKDLGHRVRYEVEYGLFGRGQVVLRHGEALLGASDPRAEGLALAY, from the coding sequence ATGGACCTCACCCGCTACCCCTACCCTTCCCGGCGGCAGGTGGTGCTGGGGCGAAGGGGGGCGGTGGCCACCAGCCAGCCCCTGGCGGCGTTGGCGGGGATGGAGGTGCTCCTCAAGGGGGGCAGCGCGGTGGACGCGGCCATCGCCATGGCCGCCTGCCTCACGGTGGTGGAGCCAACCTCTAACGGGATCGGGGGCGACCTCTTCGCCCAGGTGTGGGATGGGGGGCTCCACGGGCTGAACGCCTCGGGGAGGAGCCCTTTGGCCCTCACCCCGGAAAGGACCCCCGAGGGGGGGATGCCGGAGCGGGGCTGGCTCCCGGTGACGGTACCCGGAGCGGTCTCGGGGTGGCGGGCCCTGCACGAGCGGTGGGGGAGGCTCTCCTTCCCCGAGGTCCTGGCCCCCGCGGTCCGCTACGCGGAGGAGGGCTTCCCCGTGGGCCCGGAGACGGCCCGGGCCTGGCGCAGGGCGGAGGCCATCTACCTGCCCCTAAAGGGCCCCGAGTTCCGGCCCTTCCAGGAGGTCTTCTTCCCCGGGGGCCGGGCGCCGGGGGCGGGGGAGGTGTGGCGGAGCCCGGCACACGCCAAGACCTTAAGGGAGATCGCCGAAACCTACGGGGAGAGCTTCTACCGGGGAAACCTGGCCGAAGCCATGGCGGGGTTCAGCGAGGCCACGGGGGGCCTCCTTACCCTGGAAGACCTCAGGGCCCACGAGGCGGAATGGGTGCAACCCCTCTCCCTGGAGTACCGGGGCCTCACGGTCCACGAACTGCCCCCCAACGGCCAGGGGGTGGCCGCCCTCCTGGCCCTGGCCCTCCTGGAGGGGTTCGAACTCAAACCGGAGGACCCCTTCAGCTACCACCTGCAGGTGGAGGCCATGCGCCTGGCCCTGGCCGACGCCTTCCGGTTTGTAGCCGACCCCCGGTTCCTGGAGGTTCCTCCCCCGGCCCTCCTGGACCCCGGGTACGTGGCCGAACGGCGCAGGCTCATCGGGGAGCGGGCCCTGCCCCAGGCCTTGCCCGGGCTCAGGCCCGAGGGGACGGTGTACCTGGCGGCGGCAGACGGGGAGGTGATGGTCTCCCTCATCCAGTCCAACTACCAGGGCTTCGGCGCGGGGATCCTGGTGCCGGGGACGGGGATCGCCCTGCAGAACCGGGGGCTGGGCTTTTCCCTGGAGGCGGGGCACCCCAACCGGGTGGGGCCGGGGAAGCGGCCCTACCACACCATCATCCCCGGCTTCCTCACCCGGGAGGGGAGGCCCCTGGGGCCCTTCGGGGTGATGGGGGGGTTTATGCAGCCCCAGGGGCACGTGCAGGTGGTGCTGGCCCTGGCCCAGGGGCTGAACCCCCAGGCGGCCCTGGACCGGCCGCGGTGGCAGGTGGTGCCGGGCAGGGGTGGGGACGAGGTGCTCTTGGAGCCCGGCATCCCCCCGGCCACGGCCCTCTTCCTCAAGGACCTGGGGCACCGGGTGCGGTACGAGGTGGAGTACGGCCTCTTCGGGCGGGGGCAGGTGGTCCTGCGCCACGGGGAGGCCCTCCTGGGGGCCTCCGACCCCCGGGCCGAGGGGCTGGCCCTGGCCTATTGA
- a CDS encoding acetamidase/formamidase family protein, which produces MPYKTVHRGHHHFGWDNGLPPVAQVSPGEVVEFEVVDASGGQLSPASTAEDVARLDFARVNPVTGPVFVEGAEPGDALVVEVVGLEGSGWGWTAIIPGFGLLAEDFPKPHLHLSRYTQEGVEFLPGVRLPYSPFPGTLGVAPGAPGVHSVVPPREVGGNLDIRDLGEGARLYLPVQVPGALFSVGDTHAVQGDGEVCGTAVESPMRLTLRFDLKKAAHLPRPAFETPARAAGGPGDRGFFATTGIAPDLMVAAKDAVRYMIDHLGREYGLSPEAAYMLCSVAVDLRISEVVDAPNWVVSAYLPKGVFL; this is translated from the coding sequence GTGCCCTACAAGACGGTGCACCGGGGCCACCACCACTTCGGCTGGGACAACGGCCTGCCCCCGGTGGCCCAGGTCTCCCCCGGGGAGGTGGTGGAGTTTGAGGTGGTGGACGCCTCGGGGGGGCAGCTCTCCCCCGCCTCCACCGCCGAGGACGTGGCCCGCCTGGACTTCGCCCGGGTGAACCCCGTGACCGGCCCCGTGTTCGTGGAGGGGGCGGAGCCCGGGGACGCCCTGGTGGTGGAGGTGGTGGGCCTCGAGGGGTCGGGGTGGGGGTGGACCGCCATCATCCCCGGATTCGGCCTCCTGGCCGAGGACTTCCCGAAGCCCCACCTGCACCTTTCCCGCTACACCCAGGAGGGCGTGGAGTTCCTCCCCGGGGTTCGGCTGCCCTATAGCCCCTTCCCCGGCACCCTCGGGGTGGCCCCGGGGGCGCCTGGGGTGCACTCCGTGGTCCCACCCCGGGAGGTGGGGGGCAACCTGGACATCCGCGACCTGGGGGAAGGGGCCCGGCTTTACCTCCCGGTGCAGGTGCCGGGGGCCTTGTTTTCCGTGGGCGACACCCACGCGGTCCAGGGGGACGGCGAGGTATGCGGCACCGCCGTGGAGTCGCCCATGCGCCTTACCTTGCGGTTTGACCTAAAGAAGGCAGCCCACCTGCCGCGCCCGGCCTTTGAGACCCCTGCCAGGGCAGCGGGAGGCCCAGGGGACAGGGGCTTCTTCGCCACCACCGGGATTGCCCCGGACCTCATGGTCGCGGCCAAGGACGCGGTGCGGTATATGATCGACCACCTGGGGCGGGAGTACGGCCTCTCCCCCGAGGCGGCCTACATGCTCTGCAGCGTGGCCGTGGACCTGAGGATCAGCGAGGTGGTGGACGCGCCCAACTGGGTGGTGTCCGCTTACTTGCCCAAGGGGGTTTTCCTCTGA
- the mntR gene encoding manganese-dependent transcriptional regulator MntR has translation MDRAPLSEAQEDYLKHLYLLEEDLKGPVSNQALAERLGVRPPSVTGMLKKLAALGLIEHLPYRGARLTEAGRRVALEILRHHRLLEAYLHRSLGYGWEEVHQEAERLEHVISEAFEERIAELLGHPPFDPHGDPIPTKDLDLPEVQALPLSEAPPGEARVVRALAQDQGTLNLLLRLGLVPGRRLRVLERAGGVRVEVGGEVYLLPEALAQAVGVAVERA, from the coding sequence ATGGACCGCGCCCCCCTTTCCGAGGCCCAGGAGGACTACCTCAAGCACCTCTACCTCCTGGAGGAGGACCTCAAGGGTCCGGTCTCCAACCAGGCCCTGGCGGAGCGGCTCGGGGTCCGGCCCCCCTCGGTCACGGGCATGCTCAAGAAGCTCGCCGCCTTGGGCCTCATCGAGCACCTCCCCTACCGGGGGGCCCGGCTCACGGAGGCGGGGCGGCGGGTGGCCCTGGAGATCCTGCGGCACCACCGGCTCCTCGAGGCCTACCTGCACCGGAGCCTGGGCTACGGCTGGGAGGAGGTCCACCAGGAGGCGGAGCGCCTGGAGCACGTGATCAGCGAGGCCTTCGAGGAGAGGATCGCCGAACTCCTGGGCCACCCCCCCTTCGACCCCCACGGGGACCCCATCCCCACCAAGGACCTGGACCTGCCCGAGGTCCAAGCCCTCCCCCTCTCCGAGGCCCCCCCAGGGGAGGCCCGGGTGGTGCGGGCCCTGGCCCAGGACCAGGGGACCCTGAACCTCCTCCTCCGCCTGGGCCTGGTCCCGGGGAGGCGCCTCCGGGTCCTGGAGCGGGCGGGAGGGGTGCGGGTGGAGGTGGGGGGGGAGGTTTACCTCCTGCCCGAGGCCCTGGCCCAGGCGGTGGGGGTGGCGGTGGAAAGGGCGTAG
- a CDS encoding DUF72 domain-containing protein, with the protein MGEIRVGTASWTDETLLASGWYPPEVRHHPERRLRYYAQHFDAVEVDSTFYALPRLEVAAKWAERTPAGFLFHVKAFSAFTGHGLEAQALPQDLRALLPRREGHLPQREVPREVVEEAWRRFFAALKPLETLGKLGYLHFGLPPWTEPKPRSFAYLEGLAERTRGYLVAVEFRNPRWYAAWGFVRRELRRLGLAHVSVDAPPHPEAPPRVLESTHPVAVLRCHGRNAETWKGPHGKAYERFNWRYTEEELQDLAQAARTLAERAEAVYVTFNNNYGTQGVEAALGLKRLLGLGPPSWAAALP; encoded by the coding sequence GTGGGGGAGATCCGCGTGGGCACCGCCAGCTGGACGGACGAGACCCTCCTCGCCTCCGGCTGGTACCCGCCTGAGGTGAGGCACCACCCGGAAAGGCGCCTCCGCTACTACGCCCAGCACTTCGACGCCGTGGAGGTGGACAGCACCTTCTACGCCCTGCCCCGCCTCGAGGTGGCGGCCAAGTGGGCGGAGCGCACCCCGGCGGGCTTCCTCTTCCACGTCAAGGCCTTCTCCGCCTTCACCGGGCACGGCCTCGAGGCCCAGGCCCTCCCCCAGGACCTCCGGGCCCTCCTCCCCCGGCGGGAAGGCCACCTCCCCCAGCGGGAGGTGCCACGGGAGGTGGTGGAGGAGGCCTGGCGGCGGTTCTTCGCCGCCCTGAAGCCCCTGGAGACCCTGGGCAAGTTGGGCTACCTGCACTTCGGCCTCCCTCCCTGGACCGAGCCCAAGCCCCGGAGCTTCGCCTACCTGGAGGGGCTGGCGGAGCGGACCCGGGGCTACCTGGTGGCGGTGGAGTTCCGCAACCCCCGGTGGTACGCCGCCTGGGGCTTCGTCAGGCGGGAGCTGAGGCGCCTGGGCCTGGCCCACGTGAGCGTGGACGCCCCGCCCCACCCCGAGGCCCCCCCGCGGGTCCTGGAGTCCACCCACCCTGTGGCCGTCCTGCGGTGCCACGGCCGGAACGCCGAGACCTGGAAGGGCCCCCACGGCAAGGCCTACGAGCGCTTCAACTGGCGCTACACCGAGGAGGAGCTCCAGGACCTGGCCCAGGCGGCCCGCACCCTGGCGGAGCGGGCGGAAGCGGTCTACGTCACCTTCAACAACAACTACGGCACCCAGGGGGTGGAGGCCGCCTTGGGCCTCAAGCGCCTCCTGGGCCTAGGGCCCCCCTCCTGGGCGGCCGCCCTTCCCTGA
- a CDS encoding cobalamin B12-binding domain-containing protein: MDRRIRVLIAKPGLDGHDRGAKVVARALRDAGMEVIYTGLRQTPEMIVSAAVQEDVDAIGLSILSGAHMHYFREVKRLLEEQGASDILLFGGGIIPDEDVPRLKELGVAAVFGPGTSTQEIVDFLRQAVPERWRAQGLA; this comes from the coding sequence ATGGACAGGCGCATACGGGTGCTCATCGCCAAGCCGGGCCTGGACGGCCACGACCGCGGGGCCAAGGTGGTGGCCCGGGCCCTAAGGGATGCGGGGATGGAGGTCATCTACACGGGCCTCCGGCAGACCCCGGAGATGATCGTCAGCGCCGCGGTCCAGGAGGACGTGGACGCCATCGGGCTTTCCATCCTCTCGGGGGCCCACATGCACTATTTCCGCGAGGTGAAGCGCCTTCTGGAGGAGCAGGGGGCCTCGGACATCCTCCTCTTCGGCGGGGGCATCATCCCCGACGAGGACGTGCCCAGGCTGAAGGAGCTGGGGGTGGCCGCGGTCTTCGGCCCCGGCACCAGCACCCAGGAGATCGTGGACTTCCTCCGCCAAGCGGTGCCCGAGCGCTGGCGGGCCCAGGGCCTGGCATGA
- a CDS encoding PaaI family thioesterase yields the protein MKAIQLHYPPEWAHCYGCGYLNPMGLHLQTYWNRERKESRTAFTPSPHHTAIPGFVYGGLLASLVDCHATATAAAAKADAEGLDLEKTPLRFVTASLKVDYLKPTPLGPELVLVGRAREVKGRKVVVEAEVYAGEALTVRGEAVLVQITEGFGG from the coding sequence ATGAAGGCCATCCAGCTCCACTACCCCCCGGAGTGGGCCCACTGCTACGGGTGCGGCTACCTGAACCCCATGGGCCTCCACCTCCAGACCTACTGGAACCGGGAACGCAAGGAAAGCCGCACCGCCTTCACCCCGAGCCCCCACCACACCGCCATCCCCGGCTTCGTCTACGGGGGGCTTTTGGCCTCCCTGGTGGACTGCCACGCCACCGCCACCGCCGCCGCCGCCAAGGCGGACGCCGAGGGACTGGACCTGGAAAAGACCCCCCTCCGCTTCGTGACCGCGAGCCTCAAGGTGGACTACCTGAAGCCCACCCCCTTAGGGCCGGAGCTGGTCCTGGTGGGGCGGGCCAGGGAGGTGAAGGGGCGGAAGGTGGTGGTGGAGGCCGAGGTCTACGCAGGCGAAGCCCTGACGGTGCGGGGGGAGGCGGTTTTGGTCCAGATCACCGAGGGCTTCGGCGGCTGA